The following proteins come from a genomic window of Acidobacteriota bacterium:
- a CDS encoding GDSL-type esterase/lipase family protein, translating to MTGNCFSRRPRIVPRPGVLAAVLLALAAAAAAQTPSRCKAFGDSITAGVGDDPGRAEAGYPPRLEALVPGLVVDNRGVGAERTPEGLARIDDVLAEPGDCLLLMEGTNDISRDISAETTLFNLDQMAARAAAADWTAYHATLIPRLPNARFDPNNVQNQDLVQSIRRLAAIRGRGLVDPFEIFSTERRLFHAYYYAGTEDPVGHPNGAGYDLLASAFRDVLESSDEVPPVPTRLIPAHGAEGVSAASAVEVEVRDFGSAIDTGSASLLVDGLPAPAPGVGDDGRWLRWRFSSGEPLEGVVTLSLRVADAEGNVYDRMLGRFLVEGAVRPPGDVDRDGRVDGRDLVFLGLAFGAGSRSHRFDADADLDGSGQVDGEDLAILAANFGASL from the coding sequence TTGACTGGTAACTGCTTCTCCAGGCGCCCTCGAATCGTCCCGCGGCCCGGCGTGCTCGCCGCCGTGCTGCTTGCTCTGGCCGCGGCCGCGGCCGCGCAGACGCCGAGTCGCTGCAAGGCTTTCGGCGACAGCATCACGGCCGGTGTCGGTGACGATCCGGGGCGCGCGGAAGCGGGCTACCCGCCCCGTCTCGAAGCTCTGGTGCCCGGCCTGGTGGTCGACAACCGCGGCGTCGGCGCCGAGCGTACGCCGGAAGGTCTGGCGCGCATCGACGACGTGCTCGCGGAGCCGGGCGACTGCCTGCTGCTGATGGAGGGAACCAACGACATCAGCCGCGACATCTCAGCCGAAACGACCCTGTTCAACCTGGATCAGATGGCCGCCCGAGCGGCCGCCGCGGATTGGACGGCGTACCACGCCACGCTGATTCCCCGCCTGCCGAATGCCCGTTTCGATCCGAACAACGTGCAGAACCAGGACCTGGTGCAGTCCATCCGGCGGCTGGCGGCGATTCGGGGCCGTGGCCTGGTCGATCCGTTCGAGATCTTCAGTACCGAGAGGAGGCTGTTCCACGCGTACTACTACGCCGGCACGGAGGATCCCGTCGGCCATCCGAACGGCGCCGGCTACGATCTTCTCGCCTCGGCCTTCCGCGACGTGCTCGAGTCCTCGGACGAGGTTCCGCCGGTACCGACGCGCCTGATCCCCGCCCACGGCGCCGAAGGGGTTTCGGCGGCGAGTGCCGTGGAGGTCGAAGTGAGGGACTTCGGGAGCGCCATCGACACGGGTTCGGCCTCGCTCCTGGTCGATGGTCTGCCGGCGCCCGCGCCCGGCGTCGGCGACGATGGCCGTTGGCTGCGCTGGCGTTTCTCGTCGGGGGAGCCGCTTGAGGGCGTGGTGACGCTGTCCCTGCGCGTCGCCGATGCCGAGGGCAACGTGTACGACCGCATGCTGGGCCGTTTCCTGGTCGAGGGCGCCGTCCGGCCGCCGGGCGATGTCGATCGGGACGGTCGCGTGGACGGCCGCGACCTGGTCTTCCTGGGCCTCGCCTTCGGCGCCGGCTCGAGGTCGCATCGGTTCGACGCCGATGCCGATCTCGACGGCAGCGGGCAGGTGGACGGCGAGGACCTGGCCATCCTCGCGGCCAACTTCGGCGCCAGCCTCTGA
- the ychF gene encoding redox-regulated ATPase YchF codes for MQLGILGLPKAGKTALFNALTASRKATGRFRASKTANVGIAVVGDRRLERLRDLYQPRRFVPAQVRFVDVPGIDRGRGETLDLAELRMMDGLVHVVRAFEDPELLHPSGGVDPRRDIAAIDLELILADYDVVERRLERLVQARTRGLTDLEKRERALLSDRVLPALEAETSLRRLELDTEEEKRLRGYGLLSLKPMLVVLNVDEDVAAVPAAIAGIEAPPGTRILAVSACLEEEISRLDAADQGDFLAEAGLDQPSAIRVVRAGYELLGLISFFTVGDDEVRAWTIRRGSTALKAAGTVHSDIERGFIRAEVTEWHELVDAGSLAACRERATLRLEGKGYRVRDGEVVHFRFNV; via the coding sequence ATGCAGCTCGGCATCCTGGGCCTGCCCAAGGCGGGCAAGACGGCGCTGTTCAATGCGCTGACCGCCTCCCGCAAGGCGACGGGGAGGTTCCGGGCGTCGAAGACCGCGAACGTGGGCATCGCGGTGGTAGGGGACCGGCGCCTGGAGAGGCTCCGGGACCTCTACCAGCCCCGGCGCTTCGTCCCGGCCCAGGTGCGGTTCGTCGACGTCCCCGGTATCGACCGGGGCCGCGGAGAAACGCTGGACCTGGCGGAGCTGCGGATGATGGACGGCCTGGTCCACGTCGTGCGTGCCTTCGAGGACCCGGAACTCCTGCACCCGTCCGGGGGCGTCGACCCGCGGCGCGACATCGCGGCCATCGACCTGGAGCTGATTCTCGCGGACTACGACGTCGTGGAGCGGCGCCTGGAGCGCCTCGTTCAGGCCCGGACGAGAGGTCTCACCGACCTGGAGAAGCGCGAGCGCGCCCTGCTGTCGGACCGCGTCCTGCCGGCGCTCGAGGCGGAAACGTCGTTGCGACGTCTGGAACTGGACACGGAGGAGGAGAAACGGCTGCGCGGCTACGGCCTGCTCTCACTGAAACCGATGCTGGTCGTCCTCAACGTCGATGAGGATGTCGCGGCGGTTCCCGCGGCGATCGCCGGGATCGAAGCCCCGCCGGGCACCCGGATTCTCGCCGTCAGCGCTTGCCTGGAGGAGGAGATCTCCCGCCTCGACGCGGCCGATCAGGGCGACTTTCTGGCCGAGGCCGGCCTTGACCAGCCAAGCGCGATCCGGGTCGTGCGGGCGGGCTACGAGCTGTTGGGACTGATCTCCTTCTTCACCGTCGGCGACGACGAAGTCCGCGCGTGGACGATCCGCCGGGGCAGCACGGCGCTCAAGGCCGCGGGCACCGTCCATTCCGACATCGAGCGCGGCTTCATTCGCGCCGAGGTCACCGAGTGGCATGAGCTGGTCGATGCCGGATCGCTCGCGGCCTGCCGCGAACGGGCGACCCTGCGTCTGGAGGGCAAGGGCTACCGGGTTCGGGACGGCGAGGTGGTCCACTTCCGCTTCAACGTCTAG
- a CDS encoding winged helix-turn-helix domain-containing protein: MQRDNGTSPGESPERSDDGTLAARPRRLRFGEFRFDPESLELSGRGRTVRLQPQPARLLELLIAHPGAVVSREAVRRHLWPDRVHVEYDQSMNSCVKRIRIALGDSADTPEYIETLPRLGYRFLKPVSEIGDDDDDEPEPSRGGAGRRSRPFAAIALAALGAVLGVVATILVWRALDSEPSSANEPPRPVLVVLPFTPVETWSGADSFREGLEQELITSLGRQASDRLAVVSRDLRPFTGAGGRARRILADYLLDGRVQRQQGRLRVWARLLLADDGTVLWTESYEGAESDILVFGADVGSRIADEVVTQLVVMEPSS; this comes from the coding sequence ATGCAGCGCGATAACGGCACATCGCCCGGGGAAAGCCCGGAGCGGAGCGACGACGGCACGCTCGCTGCACGCCCTCGCCGGCTGAGGTTCGGCGAGTTCCGCTTCGATCCAGAGTCCCTGGAACTCTCCGGCCGCGGCCGCACGGTACGGCTTCAACCGCAACCCGCCCGGCTCCTCGAGCTTCTGATCGCGCACCCTGGCGCCGTCGTCTCGCGCGAGGCCGTCCGTCGCCATCTCTGGCCCGACCGGGTCCACGTCGAGTACGACCAGAGCATGAACTCCTGCGTGAAGCGGATCCGCATAGCACTCGGCGACAGCGCCGACACGCCCGAGTACATCGAGACGCTGCCGCGCCTCGGGTACCGCTTCCTCAAGCCGGTGAGCGAGATCGGCGACGACGACGACGACGAACCGGAGCCCTCCCGGGGCGGGGCCGGCCGGCGCTCCCGGCCTTTCGCGGCCATCGCGCTCGCCGCTCTTGGGGCGGTCCTGGGAGTCGTCGCGACGATCCTCGTCTGGCGCGCCCTCGACTCCGAACCGTCCAGCGCGAACGAGCCGCCACGGCCCGTGCTCGTGGTACTGCCCTTCACGCCGGTGGAGACCTGGTCCGGCGCGGACTCGTTCCGCGAGGGTCTGGAGCAGGAACTCATCACGTCGCTCGGCCGGCAGGCGTCCGATCGGCTGGCGGTCGTTTCGCGCGACCTCCGGCCATTCACGGGCGCCGGCGGTAGAGCAAGGCGGATCCTCGCCGACTACCTGCTCGACGGCCGCGTGCAGCGGCAGCAGGGTCGCCTCCGGGTCTGGGCCCGCCTGCTCCTGGCCGACGACGGGACCGTCCTCTGGACCGAGTCCTACGAAGGCGCCGAGAGCGACATCCTCGTCTTCGGCGCCGACGTGGGTTCGCGGATCGCCGACGAGGTCGTCACGCAGTTGGTCGTGATGGAACCGTCCTCCTGA
- a CDS encoding fibronectin type III domain-containing protein, which yields MNETRKAGRRVAAASISLLILGGGAAQAQRLLSLGPGTGTPGVAAAAQFEPGMGPVTVQVDLDLVRSAPPRLELPTPDGRVLVAVRSVFEDRGNGNVMWAGSFPGADYESVVLTVEDGSFVGRFGEPGGVKFRISAGPDGGGTMADTGGVPGDAPETVCPVGLEPLGLEENFLVETPGRVGQSQRVAQAQNGNELDILVLYTAQAARNWANRGGALASIRNAGDYLNLVLRNGQIPIKANLVHIARAPAVLDTVGRRGVGPFQNELSLRTLWNGEVLQLRTRHGADVVHVFSGERTSLLGACGRAYLLTQGETAEDFSSRAYGWTANSCASFDDAEIFAHEVGHNLGANHDPDNVSVITPDQAVEPYAFGHHNHEHIPNVGTIMSYRGQTEPFFSSVRIRPKRRTIGIGGEQENERALRRTSRIGVQYSDALTVPPEGAPAAPGNVRAQLAGAGTVRVSWVDNSDDEVGFEVWVQRQGQPLAVSTLVAADEESVEIDDLEPGYHFFWVYSYIGDNRSLRSTYLDVVVPGAEPAAPTDLSVTAIGSFAILFWTDNSDDEIGFELQSLRGGELWYRNEVAADRQFSFIGGLEPGVRHVFRVSAYSGGGLSWSDDVVVVPEELEGPEPPSNLRATVTDGTSVRLTWTDNSDDEVGFDVRAAVWGWSEFFAVEANTESIEIPALARGGRYFFSVVAVDAEGQTASSDTLVVTLGVSGKGPRGPRRLRAMPVDATSVRLTWEDDSTDERGFEVQVREFGDRWSRAALVGANEESVLLTRLTPGSVDDYRVFAFNDTGFSGSSNTVTVKLPGGVRPTELTAAPAGDSAIELKWFGRWADRSLGLIVVEGRNPESDWTELITTRAATGSVRISGLMTDTPYTFRLVSAVGATRAVSGEVSATTGAFRDACRDGAQYLCLRDGRFEVQVHWTNPDKAGDHGFGTGVPIDFSDESGLFWFFEPDNVELVLKVLDGTALNGNFWVFFGALSDVEYWVTVEDTQGEQRRTYHNPPKEVCGQSDIAAFAGAGVAAQLAPSTGVRGEPGIDLLKMDVARLPAIGIERSEESAGECEAGKELLCLLDDRFSVEVGFVDPNLESPDNEKTARVADSLTTANTGFFWFFNKENIELAVKVLDGRAINGSFWILYGGLSDVQYKMTVEDTVTGESASYENEKGSLCGRVDIEPFADP from the coding sequence ATGAACGAAACCAGAAAAGCGGGCCGGCGAGTTGCGGCCGCGTCGATCAGTCTGTTGATTCTTGGAGGGGGCGCCGCCCAGGCGCAGCGCCTGCTGAGCCTGGGCCCAGGAACGGGGACCCCCGGAGTGGCCGCGGCCGCGCAGTTCGAACCGGGCATGGGGCCGGTGACCGTACAGGTCGATCTCGATCTGGTCAGGTCGGCCCCGCCGCGGCTCGAGTTGCCGACGCCCGACGGCCGGGTGCTCGTCGCGGTGCGGAGCGTGTTCGAGGATCGCGGCAACGGCAACGTGATGTGGGCAGGCAGCTTTCCGGGGGCGGACTACGAGAGCGTCGTCCTGACGGTGGAGGACGGCAGCTTCGTGGGACGGTTCGGGGAACCGGGAGGCGTGAAGTTCAGGATCAGCGCGGGCCCCGACGGCGGTGGCACGATGGCGGATACCGGTGGCGTGCCGGGCGACGCCCCGGAGACCGTCTGTCCGGTCGGCCTGGAGCCCTTGGGCCTGGAGGAGAACTTCCTGGTCGAGACCCCCGGGCGCGTTGGCCAGTCTCAGCGTGTGGCCCAGGCGCAGAACGGGAACGAACTCGACATTCTGGTGCTGTACACGGCGCAGGCAGCCCGGAACTGGGCGAACCGGGGCGGCGCCCTGGCCTCGATCCGGAACGCGGGCGACTACCTGAACCTGGTGCTCCGCAACGGTCAGATACCGATCAAGGCGAACCTCGTCCACATCGCCAGGGCGCCCGCGGTGCTCGACACGGTGGGCAGAAGGGGTGTCGGCCCGTTCCAGAACGAACTCAGCTTGCGAACGCTCTGGAACGGCGAGGTCCTGCAGTTGCGAACCCGCCACGGCGCCGACGTGGTCCACGTGTTCAGCGGCGAGAGGACGTCCCTGCTCGGGGCTTGCGGCCGCGCCTACCTGCTGACTCAGGGTGAGACGGCCGAGGACTTCTCCTCCCGTGCGTACGGCTGGACCGCGAACAGTTGTGCCAGTTTCGACGACGCCGAGATCTTCGCGCACGAGGTCGGCCACAACCTGGGCGCCAACCACGATCCTGACAATGTCTCGGTGATCACTCCTGACCAGGCGGTGGAGCCGTACGCCTTCGGCCACCACAACCACGAACACATTCCGAACGTCGGCACGATCATGAGCTATCGCGGCCAGACGGAGCCCTTCTTCTCGTCGGTGCGGATCAGGCCCAAGCGGCGGACCATCGGGATCGGCGGCGAGCAGGAGAACGAGCGCGCGCTCCGCCGCACCTCGAGGATCGGCGTCCAGTACAGCGACGCCCTGACCGTGCCGCCGGAGGGCGCGCCCGCGGCGCCGGGCAACGTTCGCGCTCAGCTCGCCGGCGCCGGGACCGTGCGCGTCAGTTGGGTCGACAACTCGGACGACGAGGTCGGATTCGAGGTCTGGGTCCAGCGGCAGGGCCAACCGTTGGCGGTCAGTACCCTGGTCGCCGCCGATGAGGAGTCGGTCGAGATCGACGACCTCGAGCCCGGCTATCACTTCTTCTGGGTCTATTCGTACATCGGCGATAACCGTTCCCTGAGAAGCACCTACCTGGATGTCGTCGTGCCCGGGGCGGAGCCGGCCGCTCCCACGGATTTGAGCGTGACGGCCATCGGGAGCTTCGCGATCCTGTTCTGGACGGACAACTCGGACGACGAGATCGGCTTCGAACTCCAGTCGCTGCGCGGCGGCGAACTCTGGTATCGGAACGAGGTCGCGGCGGACCGACAGTTCAGCTTCATTGGGGGCCTCGAGCCGGGCGTTCGCCATGTCTTTCGCGTTTCCGCGTACAGCGGTGGCGGCTTGTCCTGGAGCGACGACGTCGTCGTCGTGCCGGAGGAGCTCGAGGGTCCGGAGCCGCCCAGCAACCTCCGCGCGACGGTGACCGATGGCACGTCGGTTCGCCTGACCTGGACCGACAACTCGGACGACGAGGTCGGGTTCGACGTCCGGGCCGCCGTCTGGGGCTGGTCCGAGTTCTTCGCGGTCGAGGCCAACACGGAGTCCATCGAGATTCCGGCCCTCGCACGGGGCGGCCGCTACTTCTTCAGCGTGGTCGCCGTGGACGCCGAGGGACAGACGGCTTCGAGCGACACGCTGGTCGTCACGCTCGGCGTGTCAGGGAAGGGGCCGCGGGGGCCGAGACGGCTTCGAGCGATGCCCGTCGACGCGACCTCGGTGCGGCTGACCTGGGAGGACGACTCGACGGACGAACGGGGCTTCGAGGTCCAGGTCCGTGAGTTCGGCGACCGCTGGAGCCGGGCCGCCCTGGTCGGCGCCAACGAGGAGTCCGTGCTGCTCACACGCCTGACGCCCGGGAGCGTCGACGACTACCGCGTCTTCGCCTTCAACGACACCGGTTTCTCCGGCAGCAGCAACACGGTGACCGTGAAGCTGCCCGGTGGCGTACGACCCACGGAGCTCACAGCGGCGCCCGCGGGCGACTCCGCGATCGAGCTGAAGTGGTTCGGAAGGTGGGCCGACAGGTCGCTGGGCCTGATCGTCGTCGAGGGGCGCAATCCGGAGTCGGACTGGACTGAACTGATCACGACCCGGGCCGCCACCGGTTCGGTTCGGATCAGTGGTCTGATGACCGACACTCCCTACACGTTCCGCCTCGTCTCGGCGGTCGGCGCCACGCGAGCGGTTTCCGGAGAGGTGAGCGCGACGACCGGCGCCTTCCGGGACGCCTGTCGTGACGGCGCGCAGTACCTGTGCCTCCGGGATGGCCGCTTCGAGGTGCAGGTGCATTGGACGAACCCGGACAAGGCGGGCGACCACGGCTTCGGCACCGGCGTCCCCATCGACTTCTCGGACGAATCCGGTCTGTTCTGGTTCTTCGAGCCGGACAACGTGGAACTCGTTCTCAAGGTGCTCGACGGCACGGCGCTCAACGGCAACTTCTGGGTGTTCTTCGGCGCCCTGTCGGACGTGGAGTACTGGGTGACGGTGGAGGACACGCAGGGCGAACAGCGGCGCACCTACCACAACCCGCCCAAGGAAGTCTGTGGGCAGAGCGACATCGCCGCCTTCGCGGGAGCCGGAGTGGCCGCGCAGCTTGCGCCGTCGACGGGGGTGCGGGGCGAGCCCGGCATCGACCTGCTGAAGATGGACGTGGCGCGGCTGCCCGCGATCGGCATCGAGCGATCCGAAGAGTCTGCGGGGGAATGCGAGGCCGGCAAGGAACTGCTGTGTCTGCTCGACGACCGCTTCTCGGTCGAGGTCGGCTTCGTCGATCCCAACCTCGAGTCTCCCGACAATGAGAAGACCGCCAGGGTGGCCGATTCCCTGACCACGGCCAACACCGGGTTCTTCTGGTTCTTCAACAAGGAGAACATCGAGTTGGCGGTGAAGGTGCTCGACGGCCGGGCGATCAACGGCAGCTTCTGGATCCTCTACGGCGGTCTCTCGGATGTGCAGTACAAGATGACGGTGGAGGACACGGTCACCGGCGAATCCGCCTCATACGAAAACGAGAAGGGCAGTCTCTGCGGGCGGGTCGATATCGAGCCCTTTGCCGATCCTTGA
- the purH gene encoding bifunctional phosphoribosylaminoimidazolecarboxamide formyltransferase/IMP cyclohydrolase, giving the protein MLPVRRALVSVFDKAGLEELGSGLAKLGVEIISTGGTARQLAEHGVSVTAVSDVTGHPEILHGRVKSLHPRIFGGILADRRRPEHQAELEQHEIPPIDLVAVNLYAFAAAAAAPDATVDSTVEMIDIGGPSMVRAAAKNFANVAVVVDPADYPRILEALRSEGGLPEELRRELALKAFRHTESYDAAIADWLANGTGAPARDESSPLPESVRLELEQVLAPRYGENPHQGAAVYREVGGGGVLGGFRQLQGRELSWNNMLDADAARKLSALFGAAGDDPTVVIVKHNNPCGVGRGASLVEAYERALACDPVSAFGSIIAVNRPFPEPLAGAMAKLFVEVIVAPSFDAAALERLGRKKNLRLLECPPFSAEDGAYELRAVDGGFIAQHLDSAPEDPREWTCPTRAQPDEAQLRALDFAWRVCRATKSNAIVVTNEHQTVGIGAGQMSRVDSCRIALDKAQLPLAGTVAASDAFFPFRDGIDTLAEAGVVAIVQPGGSVRDDEVIAAADEHGVAMLLTGRRHFKH; this is encoded by the coding sequence ATGCTCCCCGTTCGCCGCGCACTGGTCTCGGTCTTCGACAAGGCGGGCCTTGAGGAACTGGGTTCGGGGCTGGCGAAGCTCGGTGTCGAGATCATCTCGACCGGCGGTACCGCGCGCCAGCTCGCGGAGCACGGCGTATCGGTCACCGCGGTGTCCGATGTAACCGGACACCCCGAGATCCTCCACGGGCGCGTCAAGAGTCTGCACCCCCGGATCTTCGGCGGCATCCTGGCCGACCGGCGCCGGCCGGAGCACCAGGCGGAACTGGAGCAGCACGAGATCCCGCCGATCGACCTCGTGGCGGTGAACCTGTACGCCTTCGCCGCCGCCGCCGCGGCCCCGGATGCGACCGTGGACAGCACCGTCGAGATGATCGACATCGGCGGCCCGAGCATGGTCCGCGCCGCGGCGAAGAACTTCGCCAACGTGGCGGTCGTCGTGGACCCGGCGGACTACCCGCGGATCCTCGAGGCCCTTCGGTCCGAGGGAGGCCTGCCGGAAGAGCTCCGGCGCGAACTGGCGCTCAAGGCGTTCCGGCACACAGAGAGCTACGATGCCGCGATCGCCGACTGGTTGGCGAACGGCACGGGGGCGCCCGCCCGCGACGAGTCTTCACCCCTGCCGGAGTCCGTCCGGCTCGAACTCGAGCAGGTGCTGGCGCCGCGCTACGGCGAGAACCCGCACCAGGGAGCGGCGGTCTACCGGGAGGTCGGCGGCGGCGGCGTCCTGGGCGGTTTTCGGCAACTCCAGGGCCGGGAACTCTCGTGGAACAACATGCTCGATGCGGACGCGGCGCGGAAGCTGTCGGCGCTGTTCGGCGCCGCCGGGGACGACCCGACGGTGGTCATCGTCAAGCACAACAACCCGTGCGGTGTCGGACGGGGCGCGTCCTTGGTCGAGGCCTACGAACGGGCCCTGGCCTGCGACCCGGTATCGGCGTTCGGCTCGATCATCGCGGTCAACCGGCCCTTCCCGGAGCCCCTGGCCGGGGCGATGGCGAAGCTGTTCGTCGAGGTCATCGTGGCTCCCTCCTTCGACGCCGCCGCGCTGGAGCGGCTCGGCCGCAAGAAGAACCTCCGCCTGCTTGAATGCCCTCCCTTCTCCGCTGAGGACGGTGCCTACGAGCTGCGAGCCGTCGACGGCGGGTTCATCGCCCAGCACCTCGACAGCGCTCCGGAAGACCCGCGGGAATGGACCTGTCCCACGCGGGCGCAACCGGACGAGGCGCAGTTGCGCGCGCTCGATTTCGCCTGGCGGGTGTGCAGGGCGACGAAGTCGAACGCGATCGTGGTCACCAACGAGCACCAGACCGTCGGCATCGGCGCCGGCCAGATGAGTCGCGTCGATTCCTGCCGGATTGCGCTCGACAAGGCGCAGCTCCCCCTTGCCGGCACGGTTGCCGCTTCGGACGCCTTCTTCCCCTTCCGGGACGGGATCGACACCCTCGCCGAGGCGGGAGTCGTGGCGATCGTCCAGCCGGGCGGCTCGGTCCGGGACGACGAGGTGATCGCGGCCGCCGACGAGCACGGCGTCGCCATGCTCCTGACCGGGCGCCGCCACTTCAAGCACTGA
- a CDS encoding outer membrane lipoprotein carrier protein LolA, whose product MRPARTAASVRRNGVTLGAPAFWPASALAALCLVAAGPSHADDPWGVLEEFRRSLEAQSPLSAGFVQTYVPYGFDPEDGETERGDLAVDLPGCLRWDYSPPFEKAFLLCDRTVHHWNPGESVGQRHDLSEQPAPGLDFFLLTTDDLRDRYEAETGPAPDDRVLVVLRPLEPSEDVALVQVVIDRGQQRLRELTYYDAQRNENRFVVGDYRSGAAPGRFEPPPGIVWEEP is encoded by the coding sequence ATGCGGCCCGCGCGAACGGCGGCATCCGTCAGGCGTAACGGCGTAACACTGGGTGCGCCGGCCTTCTGGCCGGCATCAGCCCTCGCGGCCCTCTGCCTGGTGGCCGCCGGGCCTTCGCACGCCGACGATCCCTGGGGCGTTCTCGAGGAGTTCCGGCGTTCGCTCGAGGCGCAGTCGCCGCTCTCGGCGGGGTTCGTCCAGACCTACGTCCCCTACGGCTTCGATCCGGAGGACGGCGAGACGGAACGCGGCGACCTGGCCGTCGACCTGCCGGGTTGCCTGCGCTGGGACTACTCGCCGCCGTTCGAGAAGGCGTTCCTGCTGTGCGACCGGACCGTGCATCACTGGAATCCGGGCGAGTCGGTCGGCCAGCGCCACGACCTGTCCGAGCAGCCGGCCCCGGGGCTGGACTTCTTCCTGCTCACGACCGACGATCTCCGGGACCGGTACGAGGCGGAAACCGGCCCCGCACCGGACGACCGGGTGCTCGTCGTCCTGCGCCCGCTCGAACCGAGCGAAGACGTCGCCCTCGTGCAGGTCGTGATCGATCGCGGCCAGCAACGGCTGCGTGAACTGACCTACTACGACGCCCAGCGCAACGAGAACCGCTTCGTCGTCGGCGACTACCGCAGCGGCGCGGCCCCGGGCCGCTTCGAACCGCCGCCCGGCATCGTGTGGGAGGAGCCGTAG
- the kdsB gene encoding 3-deoxy-manno-octulosonate cytidylyltransferase encodes MSSARPVSDAVGIVCAIPARYGSIRLPGKALLPICGRPMIEHVYRRASEASGLDAVVVLTDHEDIRRTVEGFGGTCQMTPADCRSGTDRIAWAARGWRADAVINVQGDEPLLDPSAITQLAEHLRARNGEEMVTLAAEVDEEALRDPNQVKVVCGGDGYALYFSRAGIPFRRRSEDDGPAAPVLLHVGVYGYRREVLLRIAELEASPLERSEKLEQLRALENGVRIRVLPVDEAPLGVDTPADLALAERRMLAMQTDENP; translated from the coding sequence GTGTCGAGTGCTCGGCCCGTATCGGACGCAGTCGGTATCGTCTGTGCGATTCCTGCTCGATATGGCTCGATTCGATTGCCCGGGAAGGCCTTGCTGCCGATCTGCGGCCGCCCCATGATCGAGCATGTCTACCGCCGGGCGAGCGAAGCGTCGGGTCTCGACGCCGTAGTCGTGCTGACGGACCATGAGGACATTCGCCGGACGGTCGAGGGCTTCGGCGGAACCTGCCAGATGACGCCCGCGGACTGCCGTAGCGGCACGGACCGGATCGCCTGGGCGGCGCGTGGCTGGCGCGCCGACGCGGTGATCAACGTGCAGGGCGACGAGCCCCTGCTCGATCCGTCGGCGATCACGCAACTCGCCGAGCACCTGCGAGCGCGAAACGGCGAGGAGATGGTCACCCTGGCCGCCGAGGTCGACGAGGAGGCCCTGCGGGATCCCAACCAGGTCAAGGTCGTGTGCGGGGGAGACGGCTACGCCCTCTACTTCAGCCGCGCCGGGATCCCCTTTCGCCGGCGTTCGGAGGACGACGGCCCGGCGGCGCCGGTCCTCCTGCATGTCGGCGTCTACGGCTACCGCCGCGAGGTGCTGCTGCGGATCGCCGAACTCGAGGCCTCGCCGCTCGAGCGCTCCGAGAAGCTGGAGCAGCTCCGCGCGCTCGAGAACGGCGTCCGCATCCGCGTCCTGCCGGTCGACGAGGCGCCCCTGGGAGTCGACACGCCGGCGGACCTGGCGCTGGCCGAGCGGCGGATGCTGGCCATGCAGACGGACGAGAATCCATAG